From Desulfuromonas soudanensis, the proteins below share one genomic window:
- a CDS encoding penicillin-binding protein: protein METLEKWVRIRIRLVGICFILIFVLITLRAFQLQVLNQEEWQKRAERQHQKNIPLMPQRGTIYDSHGEEMALSVEMDSIFVEPAKVVEPERAARELASALSLPVATIRARLTSKKNFLWLKRKASLRESDRVRSLGLAGIGFTKEHRRFYPNSEIGAQVIGFTGLDPEGLEGVELQYDSVMLGQGGYLVMEQDALGRRMGSGDAVVRGERRGSDLYLTLDRNLQYIAEKELAVGVKNAGAKAGTIVVLDPSSGRVLAMASQPDYNPNAFNRYRPEQWRNRALCDTFEPGSTFKIFLAAAALNEGVIGPTEKIYCEKGDYAVGGRVVHDHRGYGYLNLTEILKFSSNIGIAKVGKALERENLFRYLSDFGFGRRTEIDLPGEVSGMMRKPSQWFEFDLAAISFGQGVSVTPLQLAAATAVIANGGNLMAPYVVEKVVDGYGQTVQNRTAKVVRRVLSPEVAARMRAMLIETTEEGGTGTLATVPGYQVAGKTGTAQKVDPVTGGYSVDKRVSSFVGFVPADDPKLVILVVIDEPEGTTYGGVVAAPVFSRVAGQSLSYLKILPNQQARKPSLPPISESAGIVSLPPLMKGENGNREGGAPTMPEFRGMSYRQVLQTMERAGVNIKLTGTGRVVEQSPAAGEAIRYSSPVWVRLGPPS from the coding sequence ATGGAAACGCTGGAGAAGTGGGTCCGCATCCGCATCCGCCTGGTCGGCATCTGCTTCATCCTGATCTTTGTCCTTATCACCCTGAGAGCCTTTCAGCTCCAGGTCCTCAACCAGGAGGAGTGGCAGAAGCGGGCCGAGCGGCAGCACCAGAAAAACATCCCCCTCATGCCCCAGAGGGGAACGATCTACGACAGTCACGGCGAGGAGATGGCCTTGAGCGTCGAGATGGATTCCATCTTTGTCGAACCGGCAAAGGTTGTCGAACCCGAAAGGGCGGCGCGGGAGTTGGCGAGCGCTCTCTCCCTGCCGGTGGCGACAATCCGGGCGCGCCTCACGTCGAAAAAGAACTTTCTCTGGCTCAAGCGCAAGGCCTCCCTTCGCGAGAGCGACCGGGTCCGGTCCCTCGGTTTGGCCGGTATCGGCTTCACCAAGGAACATCGCCGTTTTTACCCCAATTCGGAAATCGGCGCCCAGGTGATCGGCTTCACCGGGCTCGATCCCGAAGGCCTCGAGGGGGTCGAACTCCAGTACGACTCGGTCATGCTCGGCCAGGGCGGGTACCTGGTGATGGAACAGGACGCTCTCGGACGGAGGATGGGCTCCGGCGATGCCGTCGTCCGCGGCGAACGCCGCGGCAGCGACCTTTACCTGACCCTCGACCGCAACCTGCAGTACATCGCCGAGAAGGAACTGGCGGTCGGGGTTAAAAATGCCGGAGCCAAGGCGGGAACCATCGTCGTCCTCGACCCGTCCAGCGGCCGGGTTCTGGCCATGGCCAGTCAGCCTGACTACAACCCCAACGCCTTCAACCGCTACCGTCCGGAGCAGTGGCGCAATCGCGCCCTCTGCGATACCTTCGAACCCGGATCGACCTTCAAGATTTTCCTGGCGGCGGCCGCTCTCAACGAAGGGGTTATCGGCCCGACGGAGAAGATCTACTGCGAAAAGGGTGACTACGCCGTCGGGGGGCGGGTCGTCCATGACCACCGGGGCTACGGATATCTCAACCTCACCGAGATTCTCAAGTTCAGCTCCAATATCGGTATTGCCAAGGTCGGCAAGGCCTTGGAACGGGAGAATCTCTTCCGTTATCTCAGCGATTTCGGCTTTGGACGGCGCACCGAGATCGATTTGCCGGGCGAGGTCAGCGGTATGATGCGCAAGCCGTCCCAGTGGTTCGAGTTCGACCTGGCGGCCATCTCCTTCGGCCAGGGGGTCTCCGTCACCCCCCTGCAGTTGGCTGCGGCGACGGCCGTTATCGCCAACGGCGGCAATCTCATGGCGCCCTACGTCGTCGAGAAGGTTGTCGACGGCTATGGGCAAACGGTTCAGAACCGGACCGCCAAGGTCGTGCGCCGCGTCCTCTCTCCCGAGGTCGCCGCCCGGATGAGGGCGATGCTGATCGAGACCACCGAGGAAGGGGGGACCGGAACCCTGGCGACGGTCCCCGGATACCAGGTGGCGGGGAAGACCGGAACGGCCCAGAAGGTCGATCCGGTCACCGGAGGGTACTCGGTGGACAAGCGGGTTTCTTCCTTTGTCGGCTTCGTCCCCGCAGACGATCCGAAACTGGTGATTCTGGTGGTGATCGACGAGCCGGAGGGGACAACCTACGGCGGGGTCGTGGCTGCACCGGTCTTTTCCCGGGTGGCCGGCCAGTCCCTGAGTTATCTGAAAATCCTCCCGAATCAACAGGCGAGGAAACCGTCCCTGCCGCCGATCTCCGAGTCGGCAGGGATCGTTTCCCTTCCGCCGCTGATGAAGGGAGAGAACGGCAACCGGGAGGGGGGGGCGCCGACGATGCCCGAATTCCGCGGAATGAGCTACCGCCAGGTGCTGCAGACCATGGAACGCGCCGGTGTGAACATCAAGCTCACGGGGACAGGGCGGGTCGTCGAACAGTCGCCGGCAGCCGGAGAGGCGATCCGTTACAGCAGTCCGGTGTGGGTCAGGCTCGGACCGCCAAGCTGA
- the ftsL gene encoding cell division protein FtsL encodes MSDTILGGIPKINGFALQRPRLLPLLAFVTVLLAVSLFFVWSRLQVVHLEYDISSIEAQLRIVDQESQRLRLEAASLRSPGRIETVARNELGLRLPTPEQVITVN; translated from the coding sequence ATGTCGGATACTATTTTAGGGGGAATCCCCAAGATCAACGGATTTGCACTGCAGAGGCCCCGTCTCCTTCCTCTCCTCGCCTTCGTCACCGTCCTCCTGGCTGTCTCCCTCTTTTTCGTCTGGTCCCGGCTGCAGGTGGTTCACCTGGAGTATGATATTTCGAGCATCGAAGCGCAGCTGCGGATCGTGGATCAGGAATCCCAGCGTCTGCGTCTCGAGGCCGCCAGCCTGCGTTCACCGGGGCGCATCGAGACGGTCGCCCGCAACGAACTGGGGCTGCGTCTTCCGACGCCCGAGCAGGTGATTACCGTCAACTGA
- the rsmH gene encoding 16S rRNA (cytosine(1402)-N(4))-methyltransferase RsmH encodes MEDGQFQHSPVLPEEVLSLLAPRPGGIYLDGTVGGGGHSRLILEASDPDGRLIGLDRDPEALKKAAEVLAPFGARAVLRHSNFSEATEVLKALEIDAVDGILFDLGVSSHQLDAGSRGFSFRSEAPLDMRMDQTRGVTAAEVLAGSSAEELARIFFEYGEERYGRRIAKRIVQVRSETPILTTLQLADLVRDAIPGGNVPSRIHPATRVFQALRIHVNEELDHVALGVTRALDLLRPGGHLAVISFHSLEDRIVKRIFREESKGCICPPRLPICTCGHQPRVELLTRKGIRASAAEVEVNPRSRSAVLRGVRRC; translated from the coding sequence TTGGAAGACGGCCAATTCCAACATAGCCCGGTGCTGCCGGAGGAGGTCCTTTCCCTGCTGGCACCACGCCCCGGGGGGATCTATCTTGACGGGACCGTCGGCGGCGGCGGCCATTCCCGGCTGATTCTCGAGGCATCCGACCCCGATGGCCGTCTCATCGGCCTCGACAGGGATCCCGAGGCCCTGAAAAAGGCCGCCGAGGTCCTGGCTCCCTTCGGTGCGCGGGCGGTGCTGCGGCACAGCAATTTCTCCGAGGCGACGGAGGTCCTGAAGGCGTTGGAGATCGACGCCGTGGACGGGATCCTTTTCGATCTCGGCGTTTCCTCCCATCAGCTCGATGCCGGCAGCCGGGGCTTTTCCTTTCGCAGTGAAGCCCCTCTCGACATGCGCATGGACCAGACGCGCGGTGTGACCGCCGCCGAGGTTCTGGCCGGCAGCTCCGCCGAAGAGCTGGCGCGGATCTTTTTCGAATACGGCGAAGAGCGGTACGGCCGGCGCATCGCCAAGCGCATCGTTCAGGTTCGCAGCGAGACGCCGATTCTCACCACGCTCCAGCTGGCGGACCTGGTCCGGGATGCGATCCCCGGCGGCAACGTTCCGTCGCGGATCCACCCGGCGACCCGGGTCTTTCAGGCGCTGAGGATCCATGTCAATGAGGAGCTCGATCATGTCGCCCTCGGGGTGACCCGGGCCCTGGACCTCCTCCGGCCCGGTGGGCACCTGGCGGTGATCAGCTTTCATTCGCTGGAAGACCGGATCGTCAAACGGATTTTTCGGGAGGAGTCCAAGGGGTGCATCTGCCCCCCACGCCTGCCGATCTGCACCTGCGGCCACCAGCCGCGGGTCGAACTCCTCACCCGCAAGGGGATTCGGGCCTCGGCCGCCGAAGTCGAGGTCAATCCCCGCTCCCGGAGCGCAGTTCTCCGGGGCGTGCGGCGCTGCTGA
- a CDS encoding division/cell wall cluster transcriptional repressor MraZ, with protein sequence MKFQGAYNNSIDLKGRASIPARFREELSRVCGDERLMVTQNKGGLVAYPMPEWEKIMSNVEALDPGQKRDDIYLSLISPATECSFDKVGRIQLSQSHRDYAGLESEIREIVVVGMAGKIMIWSKSKHAEIRAQAESRLDADPQTLADIGF encoded by the coding sequence ATGAAATTCCAGGGCGCCTACAACAATTCCATCGATCTCAAGGGGCGGGCCAGCATCCCGGCGCGCTTCCGCGAGGAGTTGAGCCGCGTCTGCGGCGACGAGCGCCTGATGGTCACCCAGAACAAGGGGGGACTGGTAGCCTACCCGATGCCGGAGTGGGAAAAAATAATGAGCAATGTCGAGGCTCTCGACCCGGGACAGAAGCGGGACGACATCTATTTGTCGCTCATTTCTCCGGCTACCGAATGCAGCTTCGACAAGGTCGGCCGCATCCAGCTCTCCCAGTCCCACCGCGACTACGCCGGTCTGGAGAGTGAGATCCGCGAGATCGTGGTGGTCGGGATGGCCGGCAAGATCATGATCTGGAGCAAGTCCAAGCACGCCGAAATTCGGGCGCAGGCCGAAAGCCGTCTCGATGCCGATCCGCAAACCCTTGCCGATATTGGATTCTGA
- a CDS encoding HlyC/CorC family transporter: MTDDQLLHLLGLAVLFVLSAFFSGSETALLSIDKLRVAYLVEKRHRGADLLNVLLKHPDRLLGTILVGNNLVNIAASVYATSFLVGLYGARGEILTILILTPLLLIFSEVCPKTYSARYPEKVSFAVLRPIYLFMGLLTPVVWVVTGLSRLLTHFIKGEEARPIISEDEIRSMITVGEKTGVVAKEQRRMLHGVFELSQIRVRDVMIPRTEMVGIEVGSTFAETLMLVQQAHHSRFPVYEGDFDRLIGIIHSKDILNFVGCPEGFSLRDIVRPPYFVPESKRIETLLQSFRRKRVHMAVVVDEYGGVEGIVTLEDIFEEIVGEIQDEYDVEEVLFREIAPRHYLVDGSASLRTINRRFGIHLTEEHSNTLAGFLLRTLGRIPQEGESCESAGTVFTVRKVLDRRVEEIEMILPEPPLSG; encoded by the coding sequence ATGACCGATGACCAACTGCTGCACCTCCTCGGCCTCGCCGTGCTGTTCGTGCTTTCCGCCTTTTTTTCCGGTTCCGAAACCGCACTTCTGAGCATCGACAAGTTGCGGGTCGCCTATCTGGTGGAGAAAAGGCACCGTGGCGCCGATCTCCTTAACGTGCTGCTCAAACACCCCGATCGCCTGCTGGGGACGATCCTCGTCGGCAACAACCTGGTGAACATCGCCGCCTCGGTCTACGCGACCTCCTTTCTCGTCGGCCTCTACGGGGCGCGGGGGGAGATCCTCACCATCCTGATTCTGACCCCTCTGCTGCTGATTTTCTCCGAAGTCTGCCCCAAGACCTACTCCGCCCGCTACCCGGAAAAGGTCTCCTTCGCCGTACTGCGTCCCATCTATCTCTTCATGGGACTCTTGACCCCCGTCGTCTGGGTGGTGACGGGGCTTTCGCGGCTCCTGACCCATTTCATCAAGGGGGAGGAGGCGCGCCCCATCATCTCAGAGGACGAGATCCGCTCCATGATCACCGTCGGCGAAAAGACCGGGGTTGTGGCCAAGGAACAACGGCGCATGCTCCACGGCGTCTTCGAACTCTCCCAGATCCGGGTGCGCGACGTCATGATCCCCCGCACCGAGATGGTCGGCATCGAGGTCGGCAGCACCTTCGCCGAGACCCTGATGCTGGTTCAGCAGGCTCACCACTCCCGCTTCCCGGTCTACGAGGGGGACTTCGACCGCCTGATCGGCATCATCCATTCCAAGGACATTCTCAATTTTGTCGGCTGTCCCGAGGGGTTCTCCCTGCGCGACATCGTCCGTCCCCCCTATTTCGTCCCGGAATCGAAACGGATCGAGACCCTTCTGCAGTCCTTTCGCCGCAAGCGGGTCCATATGGCGGTGGTGGTCGACGAATATGGGGGAGTCGAGGGGATCGTCACCCTTGAGGATATCTTTGAGGAGATCGTCGGCGAGATTCAGGATGAATACGATGTGGAGGAAGTCCTCTTCCGCGAGATCGCTCCCCGTCACTATCTGGTGGACGGCAGCGCCTCCCTGCGCACCATCAACCGCCGCTTCGGCATCCACCTCACCGAGGAGCATTCCAATACCCTCGCCGGCTTTCTGCTGCGGACCCTGGGGAGGATTCCCCAGGAGGGAGAGAGCTGCGAGTCGGCAGGAACCGTCTTCACCGTGCGCAAGGTCCTCGACCGCCGGGTGGAGGAGATCGAGATGATCCTGCCGGAACCCCCCCTTTCCGGGTAG